The following coding sequences are from one Rhizobiaceae bacterium window:
- a CDS encoding AzlC family ABC transporter permease: MTTDVLVEKDLKADFIEGARAGLPVAVASAPFAVLFGAVAIENGFNVWEATLMSALVYGGASQMVGIELFGQHVAPWLVVLSIFAVNFRHVLYSATLGRQLTHWSVPQQAIAYFLMTDPQFAETERKADTDRSVSFIWYMGMGVVIYVPWVVESGLGAFFGKLIPDTHALGIDFLLPIYFLGLVMSFRKRALWLPVVLTSGAASIIAYKTIGSPWHVSVGALVGVLLGAMLAPAKNETPSI; the protein is encoded by the coding sequence TTGACAACGGACGTCCTGGTCGAGAAAGACCTCAAGGCCGACTTTATCGAAGGGGCGCGAGCAGGCCTGCCGGTGGCGGTCGCTTCCGCGCCATTCGCGGTTCTCTTCGGCGCCGTGGCGATCGAGAACGGCTTCAACGTCTGGGAAGCGACGCTGATGAGCGCACTGGTCTATGGCGGCGCCAGCCAGATGGTGGGCATCGAACTTTTCGGCCAGCATGTCGCGCCGTGGCTCGTGGTGCTGTCGATCTTCGCCGTCAACTTTCGCCATGTGCTGTATTCCGCCACGCTCGGACGGCAGCTCACACACTGGTCGGTGCCGCAGCAGGCGATCGCCTATTTCCTGATGACAGATCCGCAATTTGCCGAAACGGAGCGAAAGGCGGACACCGACCGGTCGGTGAGTTTCATCTGGTACATGGGCATGGGCGTCGTCATCTATGTGCCATGGGTCGTCGAGAGCGGTCTTGGCGCGTTCTTCGGCAAGCTCATCCCGGACACCCATGCGCTGGGCATCGATTTCCTTCTGCCCATCTATTTCCTCGGGCTCGTCATGAGTTTCCGCAAACGGGCGCTCTGGCTGCCGGTCGTCCTCACCAGCGGCGCGGCTTCCATCATCGCCTACAAGACGATCGGCTCGCCGTGGCACGTCTCGGTCGGCGCGCTGGTGGGCGTCCTGCTCGGCGCCATGCTCGCCCCCGCCAAGAACGAAACGCCATCCATATGA
- a CDS encoding CPBP family glutamic-type intramembrane protease has protein sequence MSRYVSLFVLLVIVFVACAAVEFVLHATGAGVSLRDTKGIGQVSLFLIIIPILVIFAVRRGGGPAVFLKPYLANLPRALAGFGAMWAQAVVLMAIAYGLLGLMGFVSWSTDAWASFSMALLGKTIVALLVVIVLAYTEEHIFRAFVFRHLRYDETPLVTVAAIVVAAALFSVTHLISYKDSWALADVASLLFGLFLLGGLFIVTYIASGSLACAIGMHAGLLGFKVFLRRTDLLDYQPDVWWLGGSEDIRLAPITWLLMVLIGIFIWVTRRQLRRHFYIEPAVAPLKPGERA, from the coding sequence TTGTCCCGCTACGTCAGCCTTTTCGTTCTGCTCGTCATCGTCTTCGTCGCCTGCGCGGCGGTGGAGTTCGTGCTTCACGCGACGGGCGCTGGCGTTTCCCTGCGGGATACGAAGGGCATCGGACAGGTCAGCCTGTTCCTCATCATCATCCCGATCCTCGTCATCTTCGCCGTGCGTCGCGGCGGCGGACCGGCGGTTTTTCTAAAACCCTACCTCGCCAACCTGCCGCGCGCGCTCGCCGGCTTCGGCGCCATGTGGGCGCAGGCTGTGGTGCTGATGGCCATCGCCTACGGGCTTCTCGGCCTCATGGGCTTCGTCAGCTGGTCTACCGACGCATGGGCGAGCTTCTCGATGGCGCTGCTCGGCAAGACGATCGTCGCGCTGCTCGTGGTGATCGTGCTCGCCTACACCGAGGAGCACATTTTCCGCGCCTTCGTCTTCCGTCATCTGCGCTACGACGAGACGCCACTGGTAACGGTCGCGGCGATCGTCGTGGCGGCGGCGCTGTTCTCGGTGACGCACCTGATCTCCTACAAGGATTCCTGGGCGCTTGCCGACGTGGCGAGCCTGCTGTTTGGCCTCTTCCTGCTTGGCGGGCTTTTCATCGTCACTTACATCGCCAGCGGATCGCTCGCCTGCGCCATCGGCATGCATGCGGGCCTGCTCGGCTTCAAGGTCTTCCTGCGTCGCACCGATCTTCTGGATTACCAGCCGGACGTCTGGTGGCTCGGCGGCAGCGAGGACATCCGGCTGGCGCCGATCACCTGGCTGCTGATGGTCCTCATCGGAATCTTCATCTGGGTGACGAGACGCCAGCTGCGCCGGCACTTCTACATCGAACCTGCCGTGGCGCCGCTGAAACCCGGCGAGCGCGCCTGA
- a CDS encoding AzlD family protein — translation MSTHLWIILAGAILTYLTRVGGHLVLSRFERIHPRVEAGLNAVPAAVLTTLVEPAFLTAGPAELVALLAACVLSLRFGMLPMFLASAVVLIAMRQFVG, via the coding sequence ATGAGCACGCATCTCTGGATCATCCTCGCCGGAGCGATCCTGACCTATCTCACGCGGGTAGGCGGGCATCTCGTGCTGTCGCGTTTCGAGCGCATTCATCCCCGCGTCGAGGCCGGCCTCAACGCGGTGCCCGCCGCGGTGCTGACAACGCTTGTCGAGCCCGCCTTCCTGACGGCCGGGCCGGCGGAACTCGTCGCCCTGCTGGCGGCGTGCGTGCTGTCGCTGCGTTTTGGCATGCTGCCGATGTTCCTCGCCAGCGCCGTGGTGCTGATCGCGATGCGGCAGTTCGTGGGGTAG
- a CDS encoding SCO family protein, which translates to MMRPILVGILVLMAAGVGFLTFEWYRQTNSGEPYGAPFTLVDENGAPITESAFRGHPSAVFFGFTNCPEVCPTTLYEMNAWLTKLGDEGKDIRAYFVSIDPERDTPEMMKLYVENASDRITGITGEPDKVYAMAKSFGIYWKRVDTGDGEYTMDHTASVLLLDSSGDFAGTIAYEENSDTAIAKLKRLAAKG; encoded by the coding sequence ATGATGCGACCGATACTCGTTGGTATTCTGGTGCTGATGGCTGCCGGTGTCGGCTTCCTCACCTTCGAATGGTACCGCCAGACGAACAGCGGCGAGCCATACGGCGCGCCTTTCACGCTGGTCGACGAGAATGGAGCGCCGATCACCGAATCTGCCTTTCGCGGCCATCCGAGCGCTGTGTTCTTCGGATTCACCAACTGCCCGGAAGTCTGCCCCACGACGCTGTATGAAATGAATGCATGGCTCACCAAGCTCGGCGACGAGGGCAAGGATATACGGGCCTATTTCGTGTCCATCGATCCGGAGCGCGATACGCCGGAGATGATGAAGCTCTACGTCGAGAACGCATCCGACCGGATCACCGGCATCACCGGCGAGCCCGACAAGGTGTACGCGATGGCGAAATCCTTCGGCATCTACTGGAAGAGGGTCGATACCGGCGACGGCGAGTATACGATGGACCACACTGCGTCGGTGCTGCTGCTCGACAGTTCAGGCGATTTCGCGGGCACCATCGCCTACGAAGAAAATAGCGACACGGCGATTGCAAAGCTGAAGCGCCTCGCGGCAAAAGGCTGA
- a CDS encoding 50S ribosomal protein L11 methyltransferase yields the protein MPQTRLHISLNKVDAQRAYDAFEAEFEEDGHPLLILEVDEAADIHEVSVYAPGEPDQVAARMTAVLDRLAIPSGIGRETLEDIDWVTKSLEDLKPVRAGRFLVHGAHDRDRLRVGDIGIEIEAGLAFGTGHHGTTAGCLEMLTDVLRRERPRNALDLGTGSAVLAIALAKLAGIPVLATDIDPVATKVARENVRLNGVVRLVHAVTAAGFHNPVFALNAPFDLIVANILARPLMKLAPEMARHLTPGGSLVLSGILDRQRDAVVAAYVGQRFRHVRTTHREGWVTIHLKR from the coding sequence ATGCCGCAGACACGCCTCCACATCTCCTTGAACAAGGTCGACGCGCAGCGCGCCTATGACGCCTTCGAAGCGGAGTTCGAGGAAGACGGCCATCCGCTGCTGATCCTCGAAGTCGACGAGGCGGCCGATATCCATGAAGTCTCGGTCTACGCGCCCGGCGAGCCCGACCAGGTCGCGGCGCGCATGACGGCCGTGCTCGACCGCCTCGCGATCCCGTCAGGTATCGGTCGCGAAACGCTCGAGGACATCGACTGGGTCACGAAGTCGCTCGAAGATCTGAAGCCGGTGCGGGCCGGCCGTTTTCTGGTTCACGGCGCACATGATCGCGACAGGCTGCGGGTCGGAGACATCGGCATAGAGATCGAGGCTGGCCTCGCCTTCGGCACCGGCCATCACGGCACGACGGCGGGCTGCCTCGAAATGCTCACCGACGTGCTGCGGCGCGAGCGGCCCCGCAACGCGCTCGACCTGGGAACAGGCAGCGCCGTGCTTGCGATCGCGCTGGCGAAACTGGCGGGTATTCCCGTCCTCGCCACCGACATCGATCCGGTCGCCACGAAGGTCGCGCGGGAGAATGTCCGCCTGAACGGCGTCGTCCGTCTGGTGCATGCCGTCACGGCCGCGGGATTCCACAATCCGGTCTTTGCGCTCAACGCGCCTTTCGACCTGATCGTGGCGAACATTCTGGCCCGCCCGCTGATGAAGCTGGCGCCCGAGATGGCACGGCACCTGACGCCGGGCGGCTCGCTGGTCCTGTCGGGTATCCTCGATCGTCAGCGCGATGCGGTCGTCGCGGCCTATGTCGGGCAACGCTTCCGCCACGTCCGCACCACGCATCGCGAAGGCTGGGTGACGATACACCTCAAGAGATAG
- a CDS encoding aminopeptidase P family protein, with translation MFQTFDTDTDPSVGASRVAALRAWMAKSELDAFLVPRADEHQGEYVAPGSERLKWLTGFSGSAGVALMMADRAVIFVDGRYTLQVRQQTDPNVFTVASLIDTPPPAWIRENLEGKLRIGFDPWLHTIGELKALSEAAEKTGATLVPVARNPIDALWEDRPPSPLGRVEIHPIQFAGELAKSRLHRLAEAVARDGATHAVLTDPSSIAWAFNIRGSDVPHTPLALGFAVLGADGHHLLFMDKRKLPIEPEAYLTQLCDLRAPSELEREIVRLAKEGARVSLDPVLAADRLRTLVVANGGTVVEAADPARLPRATKNEAEIAGSRAAHRRDGAAIARFLCWLDRTDPATLDEISTVTKLEECRRLAGESTQMPLRDISFSTISGAGPNGAVIHYRVSTATNRRLARGELYLVDSGAQYQDGTTDITRTVPIGTPTDEMRERFTLVLKGMIGISMLRFPPGTRGMDIDAFARVALWKAGCDFAHGTGHGVGSYLSVHEGPQRIAKTGAQKLLSGMMLSNEPGYYKEDAYGIRIENLILVTPAEQIAGGDIAMHAFETLTLAPIDRRLIRPELMLKDELDWLNAYHARVLAEIGPMVDGETLGWLEAATAPIG, from the coding sequence ATGTTCCAGACATTCGATACCGACACCGATCCCAGCGTCGGCGCGTCCCGCGTCGCAGCGTTGCGCGCATGGATGGCGAAGAGTGAACTGGATGCTTTTCTCGTGCCCCGGGCCGACGAGCATCAGGGCGAATATGTCGCGCCGGGTTCGGAGCGTCTGAAATGGCTGACGGGTTTCTCCGGCTCGGCCGGCGTCGCTCTCATGATGGCGGATCGCGCCGTCATCTTCGTCGACGGACGTTACACGCTGCAGGTGCGCCAGCAGACCGATCCGAACGTCTTCACGGTGGCCAGCCTGATCGATACGCCGCCGCCCGCCTGGATTCGCGAGAACCTTGAGGGAAAGCTCCGGATCGGCTTCGATCCTTGGCTGCACACGATCGGCGAGTTGAAGGCGCTGAGCGAGGCGGCGGAGAAAACAGGCGCGACGCTGGTGCCCGTCGCCCGCAATCCGATCGACGCGTTGTGGGAAGACCGGCCCCCTTCCCCGCTCGGCCGCGTCGAAATCCATCCGATCCAGTTCGCGGGCGAGCTTGCGAAGTCCAGACTGCATCGTCTGGCGGAAGCCGTCGCGAGGGACGGCGCGACCCATGCCGTGCTGACCGACCCGTCCTCGATCGCATGGGCGTTCAACATCCGCGGCTCCGACGTTCCGCACACGCCGCTTGCGCTCGGGTTCGCCGTGCTCGGCGCGGACGGCCATCACCTGTTGTTCATGGACAAGCGCAAGCTTCCGATCGAGCCCGAAGCCTATCTGACGCAGCTCTGCGACCTGCGCGCCCCGTCCGAACTGGAAAGGGAGATAGTACGGCTGGCGAAGGAGGGCGCCCGGGTCTCGCTCGACCCCGTCCTCGCCGCCGATCGTCTGAGAACGCTCGTGGTCGCCAATGGCGGCACGGTCGTGGAGGCCGCCGATCCCGCGCGGCTGCCGCGCGCCACCAAGAACGAAGCCGAGATCGCCGGCAGCCGGGCGGCCCACCGCCGTGACGGCGCCGCCATTGCGCGATTCCTCTGCTGGCTCGACCGCACCGATCCGGCAACGCTCGACGAGATTTCGACGGTTACGAAGCTTGAGGAATGCCGGCGACTGGCCGGCGAGAGCACCCAGATGCCGCTGCGCGACATCTCCTTCTCGACCATCTCCGGCGCGGGCCCGAACGGCGCGGTGATTCACTACCGCGTCTCGACCGCCACGAACCGCCGTCTGGCGCGCGGGGAGCTCTATCTGGTCGATTCCGGCGCGCAGTATCAGGACGGCACCACCGACATCACCCGCACCGTTCCCATCGGGACGCCCACGGACGAGATGCGGGAGCGCTTTACGCTGGTCCTGAAAGGCATGATCGGCATATCGATGCTGCGTTTCCCGCCGGGAACGCGCGGCATGGATATCGATGCTTTCGCGCGCGTGGCGCTCTGGAAGGCGGGCTGCGATTTCGCCCATGGCACCGGCCACGGCGTCGGCTCCTATCTCTCCGTGCATGAGGGGCCGCAGCGCATCGCGAAGACCGGCGCCCAGAAGCTGCTGTCCGGTATGATGCTTTCAAACGAACCCGGCTACTACAAGGAAGACGCGTACGGCATCCGTATCGAAAACCTCATCCTCGTGACGCCGGCGGAACAGATCGCTGGCGGCGACATCGCCATGCACGCTTTCGAGACGCTGACGCTGGCGCCGATCGACCGGCGCCTGATCCGGCCGGAACTGATGCTGAAGGATGAGCTCGACTGGCTCAACGCCTATCATGCGCGCGTGCTTGCCGAGATCGGCCCCATGGTCGACGGCGAGACGCTGGGATGGCTGGAGGCTGCCACCGCGCCAATCGGCTGA
- a CDS encoding CreA family protein, whose product MAFSPASAQEVGKVGVDWLGNDIIIEAIKDPEIDGVTCHVSYFDRGVIDRLQKGNWFEDPSDTAISCQQTGPITIGDIDLSKDGEEVFKQGISLIWKKQVVNRIYDKANDTLIYLAHSRQVQDGSAKMSISTVPLFGQQVNWKNGKPQ is encoded by the coding sequence ATGGCTTTTTCGCCGGCCAGCGCGCAGGAGGTGGGCAAGGTCGGGGTCGACTGGCTCGGCAACGACATCATCATCGAGGCGATCAAGGACCCTGAGATCGACGGCGTCACCTGCCACGTCTCCTATTTCGATCGCGGGGTCATCGACCGGTTGCAGAAAGGCAACTGGTTCGAGGACCCCTCAGACACCGCGATTTCCTGCCAGCAGACCGGACCCATCACGATCGGCGACATCGATCTGAGCAAGGATGGCGAGGAAGTCTTCAAGCAGGGCATAAGCCTGATCTGGAAGAAGCAGGTCGTGAACCGCATCTACGACAAGGCCAACGATACGCTGATCTATCTGGCGCATTCGCGGCAGGTGCAGGACGGATCGGCCAAGATGTCGATCTCGACGGTTCCGCTGTTCGGCCAGCAGGTGAACTGGAAGAACGGCAAGCCCCAGTGA
- the ligA gene encoding NAD-dependent DNA ligase LigA, producing the protein MPLSTKPVEALTAEEAASELERLAAEIAGHDERYYREDAPTVSDAEYDALRLRNAAIEARYPELIRPDSPSVRVGAAPAGVFSQVRHAVPMLSLDNVFSDEDVRDFVASVRRFLSLAADAELVFTAEPKIDGLSMSLRYENRRLVTAATRGDGTTGENVTANIRTIDEIPQRLPEEAPDVVEIRGEVYMRRDDFFALQQRMAESGQTFANPRNSAAGSLRQKNPEVTRSRPLKFFAYAWGETSGELGSTQYDVVKRFGDWGFPINDRMVRCRSVEELLARYHEIEAERAEIPYDIDGVVYKVDRLDLQQRLGFRSRSPRWATAHKFAAEKAMTELKGIDIQVGRTGALTPVARLEPVTVGGVVVVNATLHNEDYIKGIGNSGQPIREGRDIRIGDTVIVQRAGDVIPQILDIVPEKRPADAVPYEFPHLCPACGSHAVREDGEAVRRCTGGLICPAQAVERLRHFVSRNAMDIEGLGERQIEFFFNAEDPALSIKSPPDIFTLKTRQEASLTKLENIDGFGTVSVRKLYAAIDNRREVEFWRFLHGLGIRHVGETNAKRLARAFLSFRAFRDVGESAVPPAGKGDPGNAAWQELNAVAGIGNIVAEAVADFFGEEHNRSVVDALLAEVTPLDEEPVAAASSPVAGKTVVFTGSLEKMSRDEAKAMAEKLGAKVAGSVSKKTDLVVAGPGAGSKLKQATELGIEVIDEDQWFERVKG; encoded by the coding sequence ATGCCGCTTTCAACGAAGCCCGTCGAGGCGCTGACCGCGGAGGAAGCGGCAAGCGAACTGGAGCGGCTGGCGGCCGAGATCGCCGGGCATGACGAACGCTACTATCGCGAGGATGCGCCGACCGTATCGGATGCCGAGTATGACGCGCTGCGCCTGCGCAACGCCGCGATCGAGGCGCGCTATCCGGAGCTGATCCGGCCGGATTCGCCGTCCGTCAGGGTGGGCGCCGCACCGGCCGGCGTGTTCAGCCAGGTGCGCCATGCGGTGCCGATGCTGTCGCTGGACAACGTGTTTTCCGATGAGGACGTCCGTGATTTCGTCGCGTCGGTCCGCCGTTTCCTGTCGCTCGCGGCCGATGCGGAACTGGTGTTCACCGCGGAGCCGAAGATCGACGGCCTGTCCATGTCGTTGCGTTACGAGAATCGGCGGCTGGTGACGGCGGCGACGCGCGGCGACGGCACGACCGGGGAGAACGTGACCGCCAACATCCGAACCATCGACGAGATTCCGCAAAGGCTGCCTGAAGAGGCGCCCGACGTCGTGGAAATCCGCGGCGAGGTCTATATGCGCCGCGACGACTTCTTCGCGCTGCAGCAGCGCATGGCGGAAAGCGGCCAGACCTTCGCCAATCCGCGCAACTCGGCGGCCGGCAGCCTGCGCCAGAAGAACCCCGAAGTGACGCGCTCGCGACCGCTCAAATTCTTCGCCTATGCGTGGGGCGAAACGAGCGGTGAACTGGGCTCCACGCAATATGATGTGGTCAAGCGTTTTGGCGACTGGGGTTTTCCGATCAACGACCGCATGGTGCGCTGCCGTTCGGTGGAGGAACTGCTGGCGCGCTATCACGAGATCGAGGCGGAGCGCGCCGAGATCCCGTACGACATCGACGGCGTCGTCTACAAGGTCGACCGTCTGGACCTGCAGCAGCGTCTCGGCTTCCGCTCCCGCAGCCCGCGCTGGGCGACCGCGCACAAGTTTGCCGCCGAGAAGGCGATGACCGAGCTGAAGGGCATCGACATCCAGGTCGGCCGGACCGGCGCGCTGACGCCGGTCGCGCGGCTGGAGCCGGTGACGGTGGGCGGTGTCGTGGTGGTCAACGCGACGCTCCACAACGAGGACTACATCAAGGGCATCGGCAATAGCGGGCAGCCGATCCGCGAGGGCAGGGACATCCGCATCGGCGACACGGTGATCGTCCAGCGGGCCGGGGACGTCATCCCGCAGATCCTCGATATCGTTCCCGAGAAGCGACCGGCCGACGCGGTGCCGTACGAATTTCCGCATCTTTGTCCCGCCTGCGGCAGCCACGCCGTGCGCGAGGACGGCGAGGCGGTGCGGCGCTGCACCGGCGGCCTCATCTGCCCGGCGCAGGCGGTCGAGCGGCTCCGGCATTTCGTGTCGCGCAACGCCATGGACATAGAGGGTCTGGGCGAGAGGCAGATCGAGTTCTTCTTCAACGCGGAGGACCCGGCGCTGTCGATCAAGTCGCCTCCGGACATCTTCACCCTGAAGACGCGGCAGGAAGCGTCCCTGACCAAGCTGGAGAATATCGACGGGTTCGGGACCGTGTCGGTCAGGAAGCTCTATGCGGCAATCGACAACCGCCGCGAGGTCGAGTTCTGGCGCTTCCTGCATGGGCTCGGCATCCGGCATGTGGGCGAGACGAACGCCAAGCGGCTGGCTCGGGCTTTCCTGTCCTTCAGGGCCTTTCGCGATGTCGGCGAAAGCGCGGTTCCGCCGGCGGGCAAGGGCGATCCGGGCAATGCCGCATGGCAGGAGCTCAACGCGGTCGCCGGCATCGGCAATATCGTCGCGGAGGCCGTGGCCGACTTCTTCGGCGAGGAGCATAACCGTTCGGTCGTCGACGCGCTGCTCGCCGAGGTCACGCCGCTCGACGAGGAGCCCGTGGCGGCAGCCAGTTCGCCTGTCGCCGGCAAGACCGTGGTCTTCACCGGATCGCTCGAAAAGATGTCCCGCGACGAGGCGAAGGCGATGGCCGAAAAACTGGGCGCCAAGGTCGCCGGCTCCGTCTCGAAGAAGACGGACCTTGTGGTGGCCGGGCCCGGCGCGGGCTCGAAGCTCAAGCAGGCCACCGAACTCGGCATCGAGGTGATCGATGAGGATCAGTGGTTCGAACGCGTGAAGGGTTGA
- a CDS encoding SDR family NAD(P)-dependent oxidoreductase, producing MTDDTALSAFAAGNTAVITGGASGIGLAAAKRYAARGMNVVIADLGADRLSAAADAIKATPGVGQILAEAVDVTRLEDLQSLADTVRTRLGAPSVLMNNAGIGDNPGKPWENSDGWRRLIDVNFWGVAYGTQAFAPMMIESGNAGVIVNTGSKQGITTPPGNLAYNVSKAAVKSFTEGLAHELRNMAGSKVSAHLLIPGFTYTGLTVGATEKPAGAWTGEQVVDFMLERLAAGDFYILCPDNEVARATDEKRMAWAVGDIIHNRPALSRWHPDYAEAFQDHMTG from the coding sequence ATGACCGATGACACCGCTCTTTCCGCCTTTGCCGCCGGCAACACCGCAGTCATTACCGGAGGTGCGAGCGGGATCGGTCTCGCCGCCGCGAAACGCTATGCCGCGCGCGGCATGAACGTCGTGATCGCCGATCTCGGCGCGGATCGGCTTTCCGCCGCCGCGGACGCCATCAAGGCAACGCCGGGCGTCGGCCAGATCCTCGCCGAAGCGGTGGACGTCACGCGACTGGAAGATCTGCAATCGCTCGCCGATACCGTCCGGACGCGGTTAGGCGCGCCCTCCGTGCTGATGAACAATGCCGGCATCGGCGACAATCCGGGCAAGCCGTGGGAGAATTCCGACGGCTGGCGCAGGCTGATCGACGTGAATTTCTGGGGTGTCGCCTATGGCACGCAGGCCTTTGCGCCGATGATGATCGAGTCCGGCAATGCCGGCGTCATCGTCAACACCGGCTCCAAGCAGGGCATCACCACGCCGCCCGGCAACCTCGCCTACAACGTCTCGAAGGCCGCCGTGAAAAGCTTCACGGAAGGCCTCGCCCACGAACTGCGCAACATGGCCGGCTCGAAAGTCTCCGCGCACCTGCTCATCCCCGGATTCACCTATACCGGCCTCACCGTCGGCGCGACGGAGAAGCCGGCTGGCGCGTGGACCGGCGAGCAGGTGGTCGACTTCATGCTCGAACGGCTGGCGGCCGGCGATTTCTACATCCTTTGCCCCGACAACGAGGTCGCCCGTGCGACCGACGAGAAGCGCATGGCCTGGGCGGTCGGCGACATCATCCACAATCGGCCCGCCCTCTCCCGCTGGCACCCGGATTATGCGGAGGCATTTCAAGATCATATGACGGGCTGA
- a CDS encoding antibiotic acetyltransferase produces MEDAANIRFKEPEPRIHPTAELKSSRLGRYVAVGERVILREVTVGDFSYFERHAEAIYTTIGKFCSIAANTRINALEHPMERITTHKVSYRPNEYFRFLGVDQTFKQRRQAKAVTIGHDVWIGHGAVILPGVTIGNGAVIGANAVVRKNVPAYTIVAGVPGRVIRKRFDDAIAARIEAAAWWDWPLERLADAIPDMQSLPIEAFLARWGA; encoded by the coding sequence ATGGAAGACGCCGCAAACATCCGCTTCAAGGAGCCCGAGCCCCGCATCCATCCGACGGCTGAACTCAAGTCCAGCCGCCTCGGGCGCTATGTCGCCGTCGGCGAGCGCGTGATCCTGCGCGAGGTCACGGTCGGCGATTTCTCCTATTTCGAGCGGCATGCCGAGGCGATCTACACGACGATCGGCAAGTTCTGCTCCATCGCGGCGAACACGCGCATAAACGCGCTGGAACACCCGATGGAGCGCATCACCACGCATAAGGTGAGCTATCGGCCGAACGAGTATTTCCGCTTTCTTGGCGTGGACCAGACCTTCAAGCAACGGAGGCAGGCGAAGGCCGTCACCATCGGCCATGACGTCTGGATCGGACATGGCGCGGTGATACTGCCCGGCGTGACCATCGGGAATGGCGCGGTGATTGGCGCGAACGCCGTTGTCCGCAAGAACGTCCCCGCCTACACGATCGTCGCCGGCGTGCCGGGGCGCGTCATTCGAAAACGCTTCGACGACGCGATCGCCGCGCGGATCGAGGCGGCGGCATGGTGGGACTGGCCGCTCGAGCGGCTGGCGGACGCCATACCCGACATGCAGTCACTGCCGATAGAGGCGTTTCTGGCGCGCTGGGGCGCGTGA